Proteins encoded in a region of the Brevundimonas vesicularis genome:
- a CDS encoding M48 family metalloprotease, with the protein MRWLPRSASRVLAAAATALMAVSVAGQASAQSLIRDTEVEGIVREWADPVFVAMGLNPNDIEVLLVNDNDLNAFATRGRIMGVNTGLILRTKTPGELLGVMAHEAGHIKNRHTLRDGAENAGKQPMFMTMALGALAIAAGAPDAGVALLGSSQYFGALGALHYMQSQEGEADISGARALEAAGESGGGLVSFFENFRSQEVFSDARRYPYFRSHPLSSNRIESLRRYVQEQPHYDHRDSPERMAQHALILAKIHAFMDAPNATLRDYPPTDTSLPGRYARAIAWYRDGQTEKALTAVDELIAGDVNNPYFQELKGQILFEEGRAAEAVAAHREAVRLKPDAPLLRVNLAHALIETNDKANLDEAIDQLKHAVVAEKDNTMAWRLLAQAYASQGKEGEARLASAEYYFAGGDDKQATQFALRARSMLDPGSIEWRRAVDIVLASGATPDDLNDLDRRDAARRPATLN; encoded by the coding sequence ATGAGGTGGCTTCCCCGATCTGCATCCCGCGTTCTGGCGGCGGCGGCGACGGCCTTGATGGCTGTTTCCGTCGCCGGCCAGGCCTCCGCGCAAAGCCTGATCCGCGACACCGAGGTCGAGGGCATCGTGCGCGAATGGGCCGACCCGGTCTTCGTGGCCATGGGGCTGAACCCGAACGACATCGAAGTTCTGTTGGTCAACGACAACGACCTGAACGCCTTTGCAACACGCGGGCGGATCATGGGCGTCAACACCGGCCTGATCCTGCGCACCAAGACGCCTGGCGAACTGCTGGGCGTGATGGCGCACGAAGCGGGCCACATCAAAAACCGCCACACCTTGCGAGACGGGGCCGAGAACGCCGGCAAACAGCCGATGTTCATGACCATGGCGCTGGGCGCCCTGGCGATCGCCGCCGGCGCGCCGGACGCAGGCGTGGCCCTGCTCGGCTCCAGCCAGTATTTCGGCGCTCTTGGCGCGCTGCATTACATGCAGAGCCAGGAAGGCGAGGCCGACATCTCGGGCGCGCGGGCGCTGGAGGCGGCTGGTGAATCCGGCGGGGGTCTTGTGTCCTTCTTCGAGAACTTCCGCTCGCAGGAGGTCTTCTCCGACGCCCGCCGCTATCCCTATTTCCGCAGCCACCCCCTGTCGTCGAACCGGATCGAGAGCCTGCGCCGCTATGTGCAGGAACAGCCGCACTACGACCATCGCGACAGTCCCGAACGTATGGCGCAGCACGCCCTGATCCTGGCCAAGATCCACGCCTTCATGGATGCGCCGAACGCCACCCTGCGCGACTATCCGCCGACCGACACCTCCCTGCCCGGCCGCTATGCGCGCGCCATCGCCTGGTATCGCGACGGCCAGACGGAAAAGGCGCTGACGGCGGTGGACGAACTGATCGCCGGGGACGTCAACAACCCCTACTTCCAGGAACTGAAGGGCCAGATCCTGTTCGAGGAAGGCCGTGCGGCCGAGGCCGTCGCCGCCCACCGTGAGGCGGTCCGCCTGAAGCCCGACGCCCCCCTGCTGCGCGTCAACCTGGCCCACGCCCTGATAGAGACCAACGACAAGGCCAATCTGGACGAGGCCATCGACCAGCTGAAACACGCCGTCGTCGCCGAGAAGGACAACACCATGGCCTGGCGACTTCTGGCTCAGGCCTATGCCTCGCAAGGCAAGGAGGGCGAGGCGCGCCTGGCCTCGGCGGAATACTATTTCGCCGGCGGGGACGATAAACAGGCCACCCAGTTCGCGCTGCGCGCCCGCTCCATGCTGGATCCCGGCTCGATCGAATGGCGACGCGCCGTCGATATCGTCTTGGCCTCGGGCGCCACGCCCGACGATCTCAACGACCTGGACCGCCGTGACGCCGCGCGCCGGCCCGCCACCCTCAACTGA
- a CDS encoding Rne/Rng family ribonuclease — MSKTMLIDAAHPEETRVAIVDGRKIEEFDFESRAKRQLRGNIYLAKVTRVEPSLQAAFIEYGGNRHGFLAFNEIHPDYYQIPVADREAIMAEAHDDEDEDDLDRESTGDDVDPESALADEERLKRRLMRRYKIQDVIKRRQILLVQVVKDERGAKGAALTTWLSLAGRYCVLMPNTGKGGGISRKITNTSDRRRLKSAVSALEVPKGMGLIIRTAGAKRTKAEIKRDYQYLLRLWETIRETTLASHAPSVIYEEENLVRRAVRDMFDKDFDGIQVEGVDGFKEARDFMRVLMPAQAKKVHLYRGSRPLFAANGIEELLTQIHQPVVPLKSGGYLVINQTEALVAIDVNSGRATKERNVEQTAFKTNMEAAEEAARQLRLRDLAGLVVIDFIDMDEGKNNRAVERVLKDALSSDRARIQMGRISPFGLMEISRQRRRLGVIEGATEACPHCQGTGRIRSAESAALMTLRAVDIEAGKNGAGVVVLKVCTAVGLYILNHKRAYLQSLLERRGLNVIVQIDDSLGQGEHNIERTETNEDFVAPEIEMPNLDDDFDASLYEDEDEEDDEEIIADDDDDTVESLDREDSDDDEPRERSERHEGGRDRGRGRNRRRRGGRRDEETSDVEAVDTVSADDASDDEEDENGRRRRRGRRGGRRVREDGERDVYTWVRGRTPSLDDPYVWFDPLNPGRSEGRPERGERPERAERPAVAQSEIEGLDVVANNGAGEGSGEEGGRSRRRRRRGRGRSDGSVSHDIKVENRATNEGMPPDGSPETPMAVMVEPTEAVETAAPAIAPEPQRRRVRRKSASANVEIATEPHPDTAIEPNEATVQGAAVELDVTPHEALAAEPAEVAPVAAPTAVPVTEAVLAEPFVAPTPEIDVQAIIAEDPNQIVAPPEKPKRGWWRR; from the coding sequence ATGTCAAAGACAATGCTGATCGATGCGGCGCATCCCGAGGAGACCCGGGTCGCCATCGTGGACGGGCGCAAGATTGAGGAATTCGATTTCGAATCCCGCGCGAAGCGCCAGCTTCGCGGCAACATCTACCTCGCCAAGGTCACTCGCGTAGAGCCCAGCCTGCAGGCCGCCTTCATTGAATACGGCGGCAATCGCCACGGCTTCCTCGCCTTCAACGAAATCCACCCCGACTACTACCAGATCCCCGTCGCCGACCGCGAAGCCATCATGGCCGAGGCGCATGACGATGAGGACGAGGACGATCTCGACCGCGAATCGACCGGCGATGACGTCGACCCCGAATCGGCGTTGGCCGACGAGGAGCGGCTGAAGCGCCGCCTGATGCGTCGCTACAAGATCCAGGACGTCATCAAGCGCCGCCAGATCCTGCTGGTCCAGGTCGTCAAGGACGAGCGCGGCGCCAAGGGCGCGGCCCTGACCACCTGGCTCTCGCTGGCCGGCCGCTACTGCGTCCTGATGCCCAACACCGGCAAGGGCGGCGGCATTTCGCGCAAGATCACCAACACCTCGGACCGTCGTCGCCTGAAGAGCGCCGTCTCGGCCCTGGAAGTGCCCAAGGGCATGGGCCTGATCATCCGCACGGCGGGCGCCAAGCGCACCAAGGCCGAGATCAAGCGCGACTATCAATATCTGCTGCGCCTGTGGGAAACGATCCGCGAGACCACCCTCGCCTCTCACGCCCCCTCGGTGATCTACGAGGAAGAGAACTTGGTCCGCCGCGCCGTGCGCGACATGTTCGACAAGGATTTCGACGGCATCCAGGTCGAGGGCGTCGACGGCTTCAAGGAAGCGCGCGACTTCATGCGCGTGCTGATGCCGGCCCAGGCCAAGAAGGTTCACCTGTATCGCGGCTCGCGGCCCCTGTTCGCGGCCAATGGCATTGAGGAACTGCTGACGCAGATCCATCAGCCGGTCGTGCCGCTGAAGTCCGGCGGCTATCTGGTGATCAACCAGACCGAGGCCCTGGTGGCCATCGACGTCAACTCGGGCCGCGCCACCAAGGAACGCAACGTCGAGCAGACGGCGTTCAAGACCAATATGGAAGCGGCCGAGGAAGCCGCCCGCCAGCTGCGCCTGCGCGACCTCGCCGGCCTGGTCGTCATCGACTTCATCGACATGGATGAGGGCAAGAACAACCGCGCCGTCGAGCGCGTGTTGAAGGACGCCCTGTCCTCCGACCGCGCCCGCATCCAGATGGGCCGCATTTCGCCCTTCGGCCTGATGGAGATCAGCCGTCAGCGTCGCCGCCTTGGCGTGATCGAGGGCGCGACCGAGGCCTGCCCGCACTGCCAGGGCACAGGCCGCATTCGCTCGGCCGAATCTGCGGCTCTGATGACCCTGCGCGCGGTCGACATCGAGGCCGGCAAGAACGGCGCGGGCGTCGTGGTGCTGAAGGTCTGCACCGCCGTCGGCCTGTACATCCTGAACCACAAGCGCGCCTATCTGCAGTCGCTGCTTGAACGTCGCGGCCTGAACGTCATCGTCCAGATCGACGACAGCCTGGGTCAGGGCGAACACAATATCGAGCGCACCGAGACCAACGAGGACTTCGTCGCGCCCGAGATCGAGATGCCCAATCTCGACGACGACTTCGACGCCTCGCTGTACGAAGACGAGGATGAGGAGGACGACGAGGAGATTATCGCCGACGACGATGACGACACCGTCGAATCCCTGGACCGCGAAGACAGCGACGACGACGAACCGCGCGAACGTTCGGAACGTCATGAAGGCGGTCGCGATCGCGGTCGTGGGCGCAACCGTCGCCGTCGCGGCGGTCGTCGCGACGAGGAGACCTCCGACGTCGAGGCCGTCGATACGGTCAGCGCCGACGACGCCTCGGACGATGAGGAAGACGAAAACGGCCGCCGTCGTCGCCGTGGCCGCCGTGGCGGTCGCCGCGTCCGTGAGGATGGCGAGCGCGACGTCTACACCTGGGTCCGCGGCCGCACGCCGTCGCTGGACGACCCCTATGTCTGGTTCGACCCGCTGAACCCTGGCCGCTCGGAAGGTCGTCCGGAACGCGGCGAGCGCCCCGAGCGGGCTGAACGTCCCGCTGTCGCTCAGTCCGAGATCGAAGGCCTGGATGTCGTCGCCAATAACGGGGCCGGCGAAGGCTCCGGCGAGGAAGGCGGCCGTTCGCGTCGTCGCCGTCGTCGGGGTCGCGGTCGTAGCGACGGTTCCGTCAGCCACGACATCAAGGTCGAGAACCGCGCCACCAACGAAGGCATGCCGCCTGACGGCTCGCCCGAGACGCCCATGGCCGTCATGGTCGAGCCGACCGAGGCCGTCGAGACGGCCGCTCCGGCCATCGCGCCCGAGCCTCAACGTCGTCGCGTGCGGCGCAAGTCGGCCAGCGCCAACGTCGAGATCGCGACCGAACCGCATCCCGACACCGCCATCGAGCCGAACGAGGCCACGGTCCAAGGCGCGGCGGTGGAGCTGGACGTGACCCCGCACGAGGCGCTGGCCGCCGAACCGGCCGAGGTCGCCCCGGTCGCCGCCCCGACGGCGGTTCCGGTGACCGAGGCCGTGCTGGCCGAACCCTTCGTCGCCCCCACGCCGGAGATCGACGTTCAGGCCATAATCGCCGAAGACCCGAACCAGATCGTCGCACCGCCCGAAAAGCCCAAGCGCGGGTGGTGGCGCCGCTGA
- a CDS encoding N-acetylmuramoyl-L-alanine amidase family protein translates to MTALAFVVICMVGLSATRGFAWGAQGDVLAVRFGADGDRTRVVIDLDKTAQGRVIDAGGEGRVVLALSGVAPGRGLNGGGSGLVRSYEVTSSGGSSRVQLELARGSEIERRFLLPPGDGVSHYRYVVDLKATGAAARASTTPAPRASAPPRRAERPLIVIDAGHGGNDPGASGASAQEKQVTLAAALALKAELEKNGRYRVRLTRTDDRYVDLYRRVSIARQADADLFISLHADAGADPALRGASVYTLSEQGAGRAVREFTRGDNWHRELHLPGRDPSVDRILLDMTQRATQNRSAQFARVLLTHLEGSDHPLLRRSHRDAGLAVLLAPDVPAVLLEMGFITNPEDERLLTDERARRRLMKSVADGIDRYFREPSSPMMAAANSQAAGQP, encoded by the coding sequence ATGACCGCCCTGGCCTTCGTGGTCATCTGCATGGTCGGTCTGTCCGCAACGCGCGGTTTCGCCTGGGGCGCGCAGGGCGATGTGCTGGCGGTGCGCTTCGGCGCCGATGGCGATCGGACCCGCGTCGTCATCGATCTGGACAAGACGGCGCAAGGACGCGTCATCGACGCGGGCGGCGAAGGCCGGGTGGTGCTGGCCCTCAGCGGTGTTGCGCCAGGGCGTGGTCTGAACGGTGGCGGTTCCGGTCTGGTGCGCTCCTATGAGGTCACTTCGTCTGGCGGTTCGTCACGTGTTCAGCTGGAACTGGCGCGCGGCAGCGAGATCGAACGGCGCTTCCTTCTGCCGCCCGGCGATGGCGTCAGCCATTATCGTTATGTCGTGGACCTGAAGGCGACGGGAGCCGCCGCGCGCGCCTCGACCACGCCGGCGCCGCGCGCCAGCGCGCCGCCGCGCCGCGCTGAACGCCCCCTGATTGTCATCGACGCCGGCCATGGCGGCAATGATCCGGGCGCCAGCGGCGCAAGCGCCCAGGAAAAGCAGGTCACTTTGGCCGCCGCCCTGGCGTTGAAGGCCGAGCTTGAGAAGAACGGCCGCTATCGCGTGCGCCTGACCCGGACCGACGACCGCTACGTCGATCTCTATCGCCGTGTTTCCATCGCGCGTCAGGCCGACGCCGATCTGTTCATTTCCTTGCACGCTGACGCCGGCGCCGACCCGGCGCTGCGCGGGGCCAGCGTCTATACCTTGTCGGAGCAGGGCGCGGGCCGGGCCGTGCGCGAGTTCACGCGCGGCGACAACTGGCACCGCGAGCTGCATCTGCCGGGGCGCGACCCGTCGGTGGATCGCATCCTGCTCGACATGACTCAGCGCGCGACCCAGAACCGCTCGGCCCAGTTCGCGCGGGTCTTGCTGACCCATCTGGAGGGCTCGGACCATCCTCTGCTTCGCCGCAGCCATCGCGATGCGGGCCTGGCTGTCCTCCTGGCGCCCGACGTGCCGGCCGTGCTGCTGGAAATGGGCTTCATCACAAACCCCGAGGACGAGCGGCTTCTGACTGACGAGCGCGCGCGCCGTCGCCTGATGAAGTCGGTGGCGGACGGGATCGATCGCTATTTCCGCGAGCCGTCGAGCCCGATGATGGCTGCCGCGAACAGCCAGGCGGCCGGTCAGCCATGA
- a CDS encoding SDR family oxidoreductase translates to MKKAIVTGGSGLIGTGVCNALLANGWEVASFDLKPSEGDARHIDCDLGDEDSVKQAFETLGWSSLDLLVNNGGIADPVNGPLAELSLADWRKTIDSHLTGAFLMSRAAIPMLNEGGAIVNMISTRAFMSEPHTEAYAASKGALFALTHALAISEGPRIRVNAIAPGWISDGEDLRSVDHEQHPVGRVGRAEDIAGAVLYLAEAGFVTGQVLTVDGGMTRKMIYAE, encoded by the coding sequence ATGAAAAAAGCGATTGTCACGGGCGGATCGGGCCTGATCGGAACGGGCGTCTGTAACGCCCTGCTGGCCAACGGATGGGAGGTCGCCTCCTTCGACCTGAAACCGAGCGAGGGGGACGCCCGTCACATCGACTGCGATCTGGGTGATGAGGATTCGGTCAAACAGGCGTTCGAGACGCTGGGGTGGTCGTCGCTGGATCTGCTGGTCAACAACGGGGGCATCGCCGATCCGGTGAACGGCCCGCTGGCTGAACTGTCGCTGGCGGACTGGCGCAAGACCATCGACAGCCATCTGACCGGCGCCTTTTTGATGAGCCGCGCCGCCATTCCGATGCTGAACGAGGGCGGCGCCATCGTGAACATGATCTCGACGCGCGCCTTCATGTCCGAGCCGCACACTGAGGCCTATGCGGCGTCCAAGGGCGCGCTGTTCGCCCTGACCCACGCCTTGGCGATCAGCGAAGGCCCTCGGATTCGCGTGAACGCCATTGCGCCCGGCTGGATTTCGGATGGCGAGGATCTGCGTTCTGTCGATCACGAACAGCATCCGGTCGGCCGCGTCGGCCGCGCCGAGGATATCGCCGGGGCCGTGCTCTATCTCGCCGAAGCGGGCTTCGTCACGGGGCAGGTGCTGACCGTGGACGGCGGGATGACGCGCAAGATGATCTACGCCGAATAG